One stretch of Pandoraea oxalativorans DNA includes these proteins:
- a CDS encoding 2-hydroxyacid dehydrogenase: MNDTPLVLNLIPLEPLARAQLLAAGLRLHDVDATLLCIADDSVTSHVRLVLTNGTTGLTAAQMDALPQLELICAFGAGFENIDVDAATQRGIAVAHAPNTNGETVADHALALMLASARGLVTLDRAVKAGGWAKHRAPRPTLSGARLGIVGLGNIGRAIATRAQAFGMSIGYHTRTARTNCRWQHFDDIGALADASDFLVLACPGGPATHHLVNTDVLARLGAHGFLVNVARGSVVDTVALIEALCDGVIAGAALDVFETEPEVPSALRMLENVVLTPHISGRSPAALQAQIDLLLANVRAHLAGTSLPAAVNAVGHRSASE, encoded by the coding sequence ATGAACGACACGCCGCTGGTGCTCAATCTCATCCCGCTCGAACCGCTCGCCCGCGCGCAATTGCTTGCCGCCGGACTGCGTCTGCATGACGTCGACGCAACCCTGCTTTGCATCGCGGACGACTCCGTAACGTCCCACGTGCGCCTCGTGCTCACCAACGGCACCACTGGCCTCACGGCAGCTCAAATGGACGCGCTCCCCCAGCTCGAACTCATCTGCGCCTTCGGCGCGGGCTTTGAAAACATCGACGTCGACGCCGCTACGCAGCGCGGCATCGCCGTGGCCCATGCGCCGAACACGAACGGCGAGACCGTCGCAGACCACGCGCTCGCGCTGATGCTTGCAAGCGCACGCGGACTCGTTACGCTCGACCGCGCCGTGAAAGCTGGCGGCTGGGCAAAACATCGCGCACCGCGCCCCACACTGAGCGGCGCACGACTCGGCATCGTCGGCCTCGGCAACATCGGTCGGGCCATCGCGACGCGCGCGCAAGCCTTCGGCATGTCCATCGGCTATCACACGCGCACGGCTCGCACGAACTGTCGCTGGCAGCACTTCGACGACATCGGCGCACTGGCCGACGCGAGCGACTTCCTCGTGCTCGCCTGCCCCGGTGGCCCGGCCACGCATCACCTCGTGAATACCGACGTGCTGGCACGACTGGGCGCCCACGGCTTCCTCGTCAATGTGGCCCGAGGTAGCGTGGTCGATACCGTGGCGCTGATCGAAGCGCTTTGCGACGGCGTGATTGCCGGTGCCGCACTCGACGTTTTCGAGACCGAACCCGAGGTGCCGTCCGCACTGCGCATGCTTGAGAACGTGGTACTCACGCCGCACATCTCAGGCCGCTCTCCTGCGGCACTGCAAGCACAGATCGACCTGCTGCTGGCCAACGTACGCGCCCATCTGGCGGGTACGTCGCTACCTGCTGCCGTCAACGCCGTGGGGCATCGCAGCGCGTCGGAATAA
- a CDS encoding porin: MKKRVLCALLLGAMQGGAYAQSSGGVTLSGFIDLNMEQLWGSGANGGKVTRMSSGGLNNSRFNLSGYEELGGGNRAFFTYEPMFSANNGTQSTQARQSFVGIKGPWGDLTLGRQFTPSYWIAGYADPSWAADFSMVNNMEFFYASYRVDNAIQYKTPTWYGLNARFMATTGVGDGTRSGRFYSAALEYRHGDLFLGAVSELQYTRDIYSASQIRSSRDNYFAATYKFGSVEPTFIYHTYNGYYAYPPYVAFNVRGWDIQAGVRYALTDRHRFYASFVHRQDDDNKALSNANGFVVGYMYGLSKRTTLYATYARVQHSNDTTVHYPVTFQVTPTGTQNPSGVQLGIRHAF; the protein is encoded by the coding sequence ATGAAGAAGCGAGTGTTGTGTGCATTGCTGCTGGGTGCAATGCAGGGCGGTGCGTACGCGCAGTCTTCCGGGGGTGTCACGCTCTCGGGGTTCATCGACCTGAACATGGAGCAACTGTGGGGGTCGGGCGCGAATGGCGGCAAGGTCACGAGAATGTCCAGCGGTGGGCTGAACAACTCTCGTTTCAACCTGAGCGGCTATGAAGAACTTGGCGGCGGCAATCGCGCGTTCTTTACGTACGAGCCGATGTTCTCAGCCAACAACGGCACACAATCGACGCAGGCACGCCAGTCGTTCGTGGGGATCAAGGGGCCGTGGGGCGATCTGACGCTGGGTCGCCAGTTCACGCCGTCGTACTGGATCGCGGGTTACGCCGATCCGAGCTGGGCGGCCGACTTCAGTATGGTCAACAACATGGAGTTCTTCTACGCATCGTATCGCGTCGACAACGCCATACAGTACAAGACGCCGACCTGGTATGGCCTGAACGCACGCTTCATGGCGACGACCGGTGTGGGCGACGGCACGCGCTCCGGCCGCTTCTACTCCGCTGCATTGGAATATCGCCACGGCGACCTTTTCCTCGGCGCGGTCAGCGAGCTGCAATACACCCGCGACATCTATTCGGCCAGCCAGATCCGTTCGTCGCGCGACAACTACTTCGCCGCGACGTACAAGTTCGGCAGCGTCGAACCGACGTTCATCTATCACACGTACAACGGCTACTACGCTTATCCCCCGTACGTCGCGTTCAATGTGCGCGGCTGGGATATTCAGGCGGGCGTGCGCTACGCGCTCACCGACCGTCATCGGTTCTACGCGAGCTTTGTCCACCGTCAGGACGACGACAACAAGGCGCTCTCCAACGCCAACGGCTTCGTGGTCGGCTACATGTACGGCTTGTCGAAGCGCACCACGCTTTATGCGACCTACGCTCGCGTGCAGCACAGCAACGACACGACCGTCCACTACCCGGTGACGTTCCAGGTCACGCCAACCGGCACGCAGAACCCGTCGGGTGTGCAGCTCGGTATTCGTCACGCGTTCTGA
- a CDS encoding VOC family protein yields MAKLRHIALSVPDPWKAAEFYMQAFDFKKVGETDSSLARGVYLSDGVINLALLNYKNDEAAGDRGREFVGLHHIGIWVEDVAATRAKIEAAGGRYYMGEVPVKSNIFYEVKFFDPNGVIFDVTAHGWGGASKDGTGNDNAPKLRHEGLQADRSGL; encoded by the coding sequence ATGGCCAAACTGCGTCACATTGCGCTTTCCGTACCGGACCCCTGGAAGGCGGCCGAATTCTATATGCAGGCCTTCGATTTCAAGAAGGTCGGGGAGACGGACTCCTCGCTCGCCCGGGGCGTCTACCTCTCTGACGGCGTCATCAACCTCGCGCTGCTCAACTATAAGAACGACGAAGCGGCGGGCGACCGTGGGCGCGAGTTCGTCGGCCTGCATCACATCGGCATCTGGGTGGAAGACGTGGCGGCCACGCGCGCGAAGATCGAAGCGGCCGGTGGACGCTATTACATGGGCGAAGTGCCGGTGAAGAGCAACATCTTCTACGAGGTCAAATTCTTCGACCCGAACGGCGTGATCTTCGACGTCACCGCGCACGGCTGGGGCGGCGCTTCGAAAGACGGCACCGGCAACGACAACGCGCCGAAGCTACGCCACGAAGGCCTTCAGGCCGACCGCAGCGGACTTTGA
- a CDS encoding GntR family transcriptional regulator, which yields MAETIAARICRVLTGEIIDGRLPPGQKLEEVVLAERFKASRTPIREALRELNARGLIELTPHKGGVVASISVDDLSDMLEAMCELDALCCRLSAQRMSAMQKKQLEMIHVQSKQCMDAGDEAGYLALNREFHQLLSAGTQNKTLMALIDSHRERLAPFRAAQSDVEERFTVSFDEHERVVEAVLAADAEAAYNAMRSHTARLSIHVLERLQQSRKDD from the coding sequence ATGGCCGAAACCATTGCCGCACGGATCTGCCGCGTATTGACGGGCGAAATCATCGACGGCCGCCTGCCCCCCGGCCAGAAACTTGAAGAAGTCGTGTTGGCCGAGCGCTTCAAGGCGTCGCGCACGCCTATTCGTGAAGCGTTGCGCGAGTTGAACGCGCGCGGCCTCATCGAACTCACGCCACATAAGGGCGGTGTCGTCGCGAGCATCAGCGTCGACGACCTGTCCGACATGCTCGAAGCAATGTGCGAACTCGACGCGCTTTGCTGCCGCCTGAGTGCACAGCGCATGAGCGCCATGCAGAAGAAACAGCTGGAGATGATTCACGTCCAGAGCAAGCAGTGCATGGACGCGGGCGACGAAGCCGGTTATCTCGCGCTCAACCGCGAGTTCCATCAGTTGTTGAGTGCGGGCACGCAGAACAAGACGCTGATGGCCCTAATCGACAGCCACCGCGAACGGCTGGCCCCGTTCCGGGCGGCGCAGTCCGACGTCGAAGAACGCTTTACGGTGTCGTTCGACGAACACGAGCGCGTGGTGGAGGCCGTGCTGGCCGCCGATGCCGAAGCCGCCTATAACGCGATGCGAAGCCACACGGCGCGCCTGAGCATCCACGTCCTCGAACGTCTGCAACAGAGTCGCAAGGACGACTGA
- a CDS encoding inclusion body family protein, whose product MSQITDVLVSIDTKTIVDRYGRNSSMANPPVIDFKHVFMIVTQGNVVSGQAGGELDVAATVGDVIRWRECPLSLGFEQSCIFYKFVGNQGNELISPPSPREAEVTIPVPNPPDPTKPKKQSCSNYFWSSETLKTGRVTYHFQFMILDRSGNVCGCYQWDPFITIRNH is encoded by the coding sequence ATGTCGCAAATCACCGATGTGCTGGTCAGCATCGACACCAAGACCATCGTCGACCGGTACGGCAGGAATTCGAGCATGGCGAATCCGCCGGTCATCGACTTCAAGCATGTTTTCATGATCGTGACGCAGGGCAATGTGGTGAGCGGGCAAGCAGGCGGAGAACTGGACGTCGCGGCGACGGTCGGCGATGTCATTCGGTGGCGCGAATGCCCGCTCTCGCTGGGTTTCGAGCAGTCGTGCATCTTCTACAAGTTCGTGGGCAATCAGGGCAATGAGCTGATCTCGCCGCCCTCGCCGCGCGAAGCCGAGGTCACGATTCCCGTGCCGAACCCGCCGGACCCGACCAAACCGAAGAAGCAATCCTGCTCAAACTATTTCTGGTCGAGCGAAACGCTCAAGACCGGTCGCGTCACCTATCACTTCCAGTTCATGATTCTCGACCGTAGCGGCAATGTCTGCGGCTGTTATCAGTGGGATCCGTTCATCACCATTCGCAACCATTGA
- a CDS encoding AidA/PixA family protein, producing MSEAKPCGNTGNEARSAASTDVLLVVDTVTLLERASGGDEKPQPAPDTAYYALAPNADALAGVNGAKWVIHARPGTRLKLRWTPLAMRGEHAALLQFALLDETTLGRPSLHVESHATRYAPQSGKLDEPVPREAPDAYWETEVIASGMADVNVDATVTDRDANVLGRFTWSLQIVVP from the coding sequence ATGTCCGAAGCGAAGCCCTGCGGCAATACGGGGAACGAAGCCCGCAGTGCCGCCAGCACCGACGTATTGCTTGTCGTCGATACGGTGACGCTGCTCGAGCGCGCCTCCGGGGGTGACGAGAAACCGCAGCCCGCCCCCGACACTGCTTACTACGCGCTGGCCCCGAACGCCGACGCATTGGCTGGCGTCAACGGCGCAAAGTGGGTCATCCACGCGCGCCCCGGCACCCGCCTGAAGCTGCGTTGGACGCCGCTCGCGATGCGCGGCGAACACGCGGCATTGCTGCAATTCGCGCTCCTGGACGAAACGACGTTGGGACGGCCGAGCCTGCACGTCGAAAGCCACGCCACGCGCTACGCGCCGCAGTCGGGAAAGCTTGACGAGCCGGTTCCTCGTGAGGCACCGGATGCGTACTGGGAGACGGAGGTCATCGCCAGCGGGATGGCCGACGTCAATGTCGACGCCACGGTGACCGACCGCGACGCCAACGTCCTCGGGCGCTTCACGTGGTCGCTGCAAATCGTCGTGCCGTGA
- a CDS encoding amidohydrolase family protein: MTHRVFVGAVGADGNPITLAVRDGRFTYVGAPESYTPDATGAQIVDLQGKLVLPGFVDGHIHLDKSFVGDRWRPHRPAATLRERLAAEKQEIAAAAPMAQRADALMRQTVSFGTVAMRCHVDVDASTGFTHLNEVLAMREKWREWLDIELVAFPQAGVMTCPGTAEVLEDAVRAGVQVVGGIDPTTLDGDPHGQLSVIFGIAEKHGTKIDIHLHEPGDIGLAQLHRIAARTQAAGLQGRVSVSHAYGLGDIGPEALDTIARALADADVSIMTNAPGERAFPPILRLREAGVRVFTGNDNIQDSWWPYGNGDMLQRAMLIGYRSGFYTDEDLHVALDMATTAAATVVGKADYGLHAGNEASFVVFDAPNAAAAVAAAPAARAVIRHGRYWGGPAQLALDPALLEDTAGATPT, encoded by the coding sequence ATGACTCACCGCGTTTTCGTCGGCGCCGTCGGTGCCGACGGCAACCCCATCACCCTCGCTGTGCGCGACGGACGTTTCACCTACGTCGGCGCGCCCGAGTCGTACACCCCCGACGCCACCGGCGCTCAGATCGTCGATCTGCAAGGCAAGCTCGTGCTGCCCGGTTTCGTCGACGGTCACATCCATCTCGACAAGAGCTTCGTTGGCGATCGCTGGCGCCCGCACCGCCCGGCCGCGACCTTACGCGAGCGCCTTGCCGCCGAGAAGCAGGAAATCGCCGCCGCCGCGCCGATGGCCCAGCGTGCCGACGCCCTCATGCGTCAAACCGTGTCGTTCGGCACCGTCGCCATGCGCTGTCATGTGGACGTCGACGCCAGCACTGGGTTCACACACCTGAACGAAGTCCTCGCCATGCGCGAAAAGTGGCGGGAATGGCTGGATATCGAACTCGTCGCCTTCCCGCAAGCGGGTGTGATGACGTGCCCCGGTACGGCCGAGGTTCTGGAGGACGCCGTTCGCGCCGGTGTGCAAGTCGTTGGGGGCATCGACCCGACCACGCTCGACGGCGATCCGCATGGGCAACTGAGCGTGATCTTCGGCATCGCCGAAAAGCACGGCACGAAGATCGACATCCATCTGCATGAGCCCGGCGATATCGGTCTCGCGCAGTTGCATCGCATTGCGGCACGCACGCAGGCGGCCGGATTGCAGGGGCGCGTGTCCGTCAGCCATGCCTACGGACTGGGCGACATCGGCCCCGAAGCACTCGACACCATCGCCCGTGCGCTGGCCGACGCCGACGTCTCGATCATGACCAATGCCCCGGGCGAGCGCGCCTTCCCGCCGATTCTGCGCTTGCGCGAAGCGGGTGTGCGTGTCTTCACGGGTAACGACAACATTCAGGACAGCTGGTGGCCGTATGGCAACGGCGACATGTTGCAACGCGCGATGCTCATCGGCTATCGCTCCGGCTTCTATACGGACGAAGACCTGCACGTCGCACTGGACATGGCGACGACGGCGGCTGCCACCGTGGTCGGCAAAGCGGACTACGGACTGCACGCGGGCAACGAAGCCAGCTTCGTCGTCTTCGACGCACCGAACGCCGCCGCCGCTGTAGCGGCCGCACCGGCGGCGCGTGCAGTGATTCGTCACGGACGTTACTGGGGCGGCCCGGCGCAACTCGCGCTCGACCCCGCCCTGCTCGAGGACACAGCAGGAGCCACCCCGACCTGA
- a CDS encoding bifunctional allantoicase/(S)-ureidoglycine aminohydrolase: protein MSKTTYYAPHGGHPGQTELLTDRAMFTEAYAVIPKGVMRDIVTSHLPFWDNTRLWVLARPLSGFAETFAQYIMEVGAGGGSEKPEQDDKAEGVLFVVEGEITVTIQGKANTLTPGGYAFIPPATDWQLRNNSQSTARFHWIRKHYQAVEGLPHPEPFVKNEQDVEPIAMPGTDGRWVTTRFVDIQDMRHDMHVNIVTFQPGGVIPFAETHVMEHGLYVLEGKAVYRLNQDWVEVEAGDFMWLRAFCPQACYAGGPGPFRYLLYKDVNRHMNLTLGAQPK, encoded by the coding sequence ATGTCGAAGACTACGTATTACGCGCCGCACGGCGGGCATCCGGGCCAAACGGAACTGCTCACCGACCGCGCTATGTTCACCGAAGCGTACGCCGTCATCCCGAAGGGTGTGATGCGCGACATCGTGACCAGCCACCTCCCGTTCTGGGACAACACGCGTCTGTGGGTGCTGGCACGTCCGCTCTCGGGTTTCGCCGAGACGTTCGCGCAATACATCATGGAAGTGGGCGCGGGCGGCGGTAGCGAGAAGCCCGAGCAGGACGACAAGGCCGAAGGCGTGCTGTTCGTCGTGGAAGGCGAAATCACCGTAACGATTCAGGGCAAGGCGAACACGCTCACGCCGGGCGGCTACGCATTCATTCCGCCCGCGACCGACTGGCAACTGCGCAACAACAGCCAGAGTACGGCGCGCTTCCACTGGATCCGCAAGCACTATCAGGCCGTGGAAGGTCTGCCGCATCCGGAACCGTTCGTGAAGAACGAACAGGACGTCGAGCCGATCGCGATGCCGGGCACCGACGGTCGCTGGGTGACGACGCGCTTCGTCGACATTCAGGACATGCGCCACGACATGCACGTCAATATCGTCACGTTCCAGCCGGGCGGCGTGATCCCGTTCGCAGAAACGCACGTGATGGAGCACGGCCTGTATGTGCTCGAAGGCAAGGCCGTCTACCGTCTGAATCAGGATTGGGTGGAAGTCGAAGCCGGTGACTTCATGTGGTTGCGCGCATTCTGCCCGCAGGCCTGCTATGCCGGTGGCCCCGGCCCGTTCCGCTACCTGCTGTACAAAGACGTCAACCGTCACATGAATCTGACGCTGGGCGCTCAGCCGAAGTAA